GCCGATGATCGAAAGTGCGGGCTTGGTCCACAGCCGCGAAGCGATAGTCCCGCTGCCGGCGAGCCGCACGCCGTCGAGCACTGACGCGTCGGCCCGATAGTCCGCTTCGGCGAGGTCCACGGCTACCTCGTCCCGGCCCACCAGGCCGGCGACAGCGACGTTGCCCTCGTCATCATGGAGGGTCGCGATGAGCCGAGACAGGAGGGTTGGGGCGTCGAGCACAGGGCCGCCGAACATTCCTGAATGCACCGCATGGTCGAGCACGCGGACTTCAAAAGTGCCATCAACCAACCCGCGCAAGCTGGTTGTCAGGGCCGGTACGCCAACTTTCCAGTTGCTGGAGTCGGCAACAACAATCACGTCTGCACGCAAAAGTTCGCGGTGCTCCTCAAGGAAAGTCCTGAAGGTGGGCGAACCCGCTTCTTCCTCGCCTTCGAAGAAAAAGGTCACCCCCAGACCGAATTCCTCGCCCAGGACGTGGGTGGCGGCAGCGTAGGCCGCCAAGTGGGCCATGATGCCTGCCTTGTCATCAGCGGCGCCGCGACCATACAACCGACCATCACGTTCCTCCGCAGAGAACGGCTCCGAATCCCACAGTCCGCGGTCTCCGGGGGGCTGCACGTCGTGGTGCGCGTACAGGAGGATGGTCGGCTTGCCTTCCGCTGCGGGACGGCGCGCGACGACGGCAGGGCCGCCGGGGGTGCCGTCGCTTTTGTCGCAACGAAGGATCCGGACGTCTTCCATGCCGGTTGCTTTCACCAGTGCGGCAACAGCTTCGGCGCTCTTGTCCAGTTCCGAAGGGTCGAAGCTGGGCCAGGCAATGCCCGGTATGGCAACCAGGTCTTTCAAGGAGGCCAGAGTGGTGTCGAATGAGTCATGGACCGCCCGGGAAAGTGCCTCCACCGGGGTAGCGCCGGAGTCCAGGTGCTTGTTCTGCGGGGTCTCCGCATGTGCTGAAGTCATGGGCCACACTTTACCGCTGGGCATTCTCCCGGCGGGGCAGGCTCGGAGCTGCCCTTTGGAGCGCCGGCAACCGGAGGCGTAACCTGCGCCACCTCGGTGCGGGGTATTCTGTAGGGGTGTTCGGACGCAAAAAGGAAGAGCCCAGCGCTCAATCAGTAGTAGACCAGGCCTATGCCACCGCCCAGGAGCCCGTAGCCGGAAAGGGCGCCCCCACGCCCAGGCGGAAGGACCAGGAGGCAGCCCGCAAGCGCCCGCTGGTGCCCACCGACCGTAAGGCTTCCAAAGCGGCGGAACGGGTGGCCATCCAGGACCAGCGGCAGAAGATGCGGCAGGCACTGGATACGGGTGACGAAAAATTCCTGCCGCTTAGGGACAAGGGTCCCCAGAAGAGGTATGTCCGAGACTACGTCGACGCACGGTTCAGCCTGGGCGAGTACCTGATGTTCGGCGCCTTGTTGTTTGTTGTCATCTCCTTGATCATTCCCACCACGAGCGCGGGTATCAGTTACGTCCTGGTGGGCTTCTGGATCATGTTCCTCGCGGTGTTCGTCGATGTTTTCATCCTCTCGCGCAAGTTGCGGAAGAAGCTCACTGAGAAGTTCGGGGAAGTAGAGCGTGGCTCCGTCTGGTACGGATGCATGCGCGCCCTTCAGTTCCGCAAGCTTCGCCTGCCCAAGCCGCAGGTAAAGCGCGGGCAGTACCCGGCCTAAGGCCCCGACCCCTGTCAAATGAATGAAGGCCCCGGACCATGGTCCGGGGCCTTCATTCATTTTGTTCTAGGTTAGCGGCCTGAGGCCTGCCGGAGTTTCACGAGGCCCTTGTTGATCCGAGCCGCCCAGAACGGACCTTCATAAAGGAACGCAGTGTAGCCCTGTACCAGCGTGGCGCCGGCCTCAAGACGCTCGTGGACATCCTGCGGTGATTCGACGCCCCCCACCGCGATCAGCACGAGGTCATCGCCGACAGCCCCCTTGAGCCTGCGAAGGACCTCCAAAGACCGCTGCTTGAGGGGCGCCCCCGACAAGCCTCCGGCACCGATGGATTCCACCTTGGCAGTTTCAGAAGCGAGCCCTTCGCGGGAGATCGTTGTGTTGGTTGCGATGATTCCATCCAACCTGAGGTCCAGCGCGAGCTTGGCTACATCGTCGATGTCTTCGTTGGACAGGTCCGGGGCGATCTTGACCAGCAGGGGTACGTGGCGTCCGGCGGCTTCGTCTGCAGCGTCGCCGACGGCCCGCAGCAACGGACGCAGGGTCTCCACGTTCTGCAGCAACCTCAGGCCCGGAGTGTTTGGTGAACTGACATTGACTACGAGGTAGTCCGCGGCAGGAGCCAGGCTACGGGCGCTCACCAGGTAGTCCTCCGTGGCGTCGTCGAGGTCCACCACCTTGGTCTTGCCGATGTTCACCCCGATGATGGGCCTGGTGTCCCGGTGGGCTTTCTGCAAAGCAGCCCGTGCGGACTTGAGACGGGGCGCAACAGCAGCAGCGCCGTCGTTGTTGAATCCCATCCGGTTGATGACAGCCCGGTCCTCGATCAGGCGGAACAGGCGTGGTTTTTCGTTGCCCGGCTGCGCTTGGCCCGTGATGGTCCCCACTTCGACGTGGCCGAAACCCAGTTCCGTCAGGGCCTCAATACCGTGGCCTTCCTTGTCGAAACCCGCTGCCAGTCCGAACGGCGACGGGAAGCTTAGGCCCAGCGCTTCGGTGCGGAGCGAAGCATCGGGGGCGGTCATGCGGGCAAGGACCCGGCCGGCGCCCGAGCGGTGGGCTGCACGGATTCCCTGGAATCCGATCTTGTGGGCCTTCTCGGCATCCATCCAGGAGAAAGCCAACTTAAAGAATGTGGGGTAAAAACGCATGGTCTTAGTTTTGCGGTTCGCGGACAACTCGCCAAACCCATGACCGAACCTGGCGCTAGCATGTACGCATGCCGCCGGAAAATAGTGACGCACATCATCCCCACTGCAGCAACAACAGGATCACTGCCGACGTCGTCGTGGTGGGGGCGGGCCTGTCGGGTCTCGTTGCCGCCGCCACAGCATACGCAGCTGGCAAGTCGGTGGCCATCCTGGACCAGGAACCGGAAGCTTCGGTTGGCGGCCAGGCGCATTGGTCCTTCGGCGGCCTCTTCATGGTGGATACGCCGGAGCAGAGACGGCTGGGGGTAAAGGACAGCAAGGACCTTGCACTTTCCGACTGGCTGGCTTCCGCCGCTTTCGACCGACCGGTGGATTCGAATGCCCTGGAGTGGGCCGAAGCCTATGTGGACTTCGCCGCCGGTGGGAAGCGTGCCTGGCTGAAGAGCCTCGGGGTTGGTATCTTTCCGCTGGTCCAGTGGGCGGAGCGGGGAGGATACGGGCCACAGGGACACGGCAATTCGGTACCCCGCTTCCACGTCACCTGGGGCACGGGACCAGCACTGGTGGAACCGTTCCTGGGAAAGGTGCTCGAAGGCGTCGAAGCCGGACGAGTGTCGCTCCACTTCCGGCACAGGGCCCTGGCCCTGGCCATGACAGCCGGCAAGGTGGCTGGCGTTGTCGGAGAAATCCTGGAACCTTCGACGGCGGTGCGGGGCCAGGCCTCGTCCAGGATCGCCGTTGGGGAATTCGAGGCTTCGGCCGGAGCGGTTGTGGTCACAACTGGGGGCATAGGCGCCAACCATGGAGCAGTCCGACGCCAATGGCCCGGGGGCAGGCCGCCGGCGCACATGCTCAGCGGCGTGCCCGCGTCAGTCGATGGTGAATTCCTTTCAGTGGTGCAATCCGCCGGCGCCGCCCTGATTAACGGTGACAGGATGTGGCACTACCCGGAAGGTATCCATAACTACGATCCCGTGTGGCCGATGCACGGCATCCGCATCCTTCCCGGGCCCTCATCCTTGTGGCTTGATGCGGAGGGACACCAACTGCCGGCGCCGCTGTTCCCGGGGTATGACTCGCTTGGCGCCCTCCGTCACATCGTGACAACAGGCCACAGCCATTCGTGGTTCGTCCTCAACCGCACCATTGCCCTGAAGGAACTCGCTCTGTCAGGTTCCGAACAAAACCCGGACCTGACTGGCAAGGACGTCAGGCTCCTTGCGTCGCGGTTGAGGGCGGGAGGCGACTCCCCCATCCAGCGGTTCCTGGACCGGGGCGTGGACTTCTTGCAGGCGGCCACCCCCGGGCAGCTCGCATCAAAAATGAACCATTTGGTGGGCGAAGACCTGATACAGCACGATGCACTGGAGTCCCTGGTGAGCGCCCGGGATCGCCAGGTGGCAAGTGGGCTCGGCAAGGATCCGCAGCTTGCAGCCATCAGGGCAGCGAGGCGGTTTGCCACCGACAAGCTGATGCGGGTGGCTCCCCCGCACCGCCTGACCGACCCTGCGCACGGTCCGCTTATCGCCATCCGGCTGTCGGTGCTGACCAGGAAAAGCCTGGGTGGCCTCCGGACAGACTTGGCGTCCAGGGTGATGGACGACGAAGGACGAGCCATTCCCGGGCTCTACGCCGCCGGAGAAGCTGCCGGGTTCGGCGGCGGAGGCATCCACGGCTACCGGGCACTGGAAGGGACGTTCCTGGGTGGTTGCCTCTTCACCGGAAGGGTGGCGGGAAGGCAGGCGGCCGCTTTTGTCTAAGCTGGAGCCATGGAGTGGACCGCTGACATCCTGGGGACCGGCTTCCAGTCCTGCAGCATTGACGCCGCAGGGCCGGATGGCGTGGTCCGTCATGCCACGCTGATCCGTTACCGGGCAGCAAGCGAAGTAAACGGTTCGGCGCGACGGCTGGGCGTTGTCCTGTTCCTGCATGGCTGGAGTGACTACTTCTTCAATACCGAGCTCGCGGAGTTTTGGTCGGGCCAGGGATATGAGTTCTATGCGCTGGACATGCACAACCATGGACGAAGCCTCCAGCCCGGACATCCCGGTGGTTATGTTGCCAACCTGACCGACTACGACGCCGAGATCAACCAGGCCATCGAGGCGATTCGCCAGGACCGTTCAGGGTCCCCGGCGGAAAGCCTGACACTCATGGGTCACTCCACCGGTGGGCTCGTGGCCGCCCTCTGGGCGAGCCGACACCCTGGAATGGTCCAGTACCTCATTCTCGACAGTCCCTGGTTGGAGATGCATGGCAGTTCAATGGTCCGCCGGGCAGCGCACGCCATGGTGGCGCCTTTGGCGAGGTTTCGCCCCGAAACCGTCCTGAAATTGCCGGAACGCGGATTCTACTTCCGCAGCATCAGCAGTTCCGCAGAGGGCGAATGGCACCTGGACGAGAAGTACCGGCCTCCAATGGCCTTTCCCGTTCGGGCTGGATGGCTCAGCGCCGTCTTCGCCGGCCAATCCCAGGTGGCTCGCGGGTTACATCTGGAAATTCCCGTCCTGGTCCTGATGTCCTCAGCCAGCGCCAACGGCATGGTGTGGCAGGAATCCATGCGCCGTTCAGACGCCGTGCTCGATGTCGGCGTCATGGCATTGCGGGCCATGGCACTGGGCCGGACCGTCACTTTGGAGCGCATCGATGGCGGCCTCCATGACGTTTTCCTGTCTGCACCGGCCGTACGGAAGGACGCCTACGGCCGCCTGGCCCGATGGATCAAGGGCTTCATGCAGGACGAAGCACCGGATGAACAACACAAGGGGGACACGTGACCGCTCCAGGAGAAACCGGGACCAGATGGAAGAGTGACATCCTGGGCCACGGCTATGAATGCATGGACCTGCCACTTAAGCCCGATGAAGAGGGGCATGTCAAAGCGACGCTGGTCAGGCATGCACCTCCCATCAGCCACCCTGCCCCGCAGGGCGTCCTGGACTTCTTGGTGTCCTTTACCAAGCGCAAGCGCCGCTCCGCGCCGGCAGATCCGGGAGGCGCCCCGAGGGCGGTCCTTTACCTGCACGGATGGGCGGACTACTTCCTCCAGACCGAACTGGCCGAGTACCTCACAGCCTCCGGCTTCCACTTCTATGCGTTGGACCTACGTAAGTTCGGCCGGAGCCTCCTGCCCGGACAGACCCCCGGGTACACCTCCGACCTCGGCGTTTACGACGAGGACATGGCGGCAGCCTTGATGGAGATCGAACGTGACGTGATGGCCCGGACCGGCAACAGCACAGCGCCCACCATCCACATGGTTGCCCATTCCCTGGGCGGCCTCATCGCAGCTCTGTGGGCTGACCGTAATCCAGGCAGAGTGGGCACCTTGGTGCTGAACTCGCCGTGGCTGGAACTGCAGGGAAGCAGCTTGGTCCGAAGTATCGCCATGCATTTGGTGGAACCTTTCGCCCGCACCGACCCGAAACGGCCCTTCAGGTTCCCCGAGATGCCAGCGTATTGGGAGAGCGTCAGCAACGAAGCCCACGGCGAGTGGATCCTGGATCCGGTCTGGCGACCACGGGCTTCCTTCCCTATCCGGGCGGGTTGGACCAAAGCCGTACTCGCGGGGCACGCCGCGGTGGAACGCAAGCTCAACATTGACGCGCCAGTATTGGTTCTTTTGTCCGGAAGGACGCGAATCCAAGCCGAATGGACGGCGGACCTCATGCGGGCCGACGCTGTCATCGACGTCGAGGAAACCTCCCGGCGCGCTTTGGGCCTGGCACGGCGAACGGCTGTGTTCCGGTATCCCGGCGCCCTGCACGATGTGTTCCTGTCGCGGCGGACGGTACGCCAGCAGGCCTACCGCGACGTCGCGGTCTGGCTTGCGGCCTACCCCTACTGAGTTGGCGGAACCCCAGTTAACACGGCCATGCTATTTGGCGATGGGTGCGGCATCGACTGCCCCGCCAT
This Paenarthrobacter sp. GOM3 DNA region includes the following protein-coding sequences:
- a CDS encoding dipeptidase, producing MTSAHAETPQNKHLDSGATPVEALSRAVHDSFDTTLASLKDLVAIPGIAWPSFDPSELDKSAEAVAALVKATGMEDVRILRCDKSDGTPGGPAVVARRPAAEGKPTILLYAHHDVQPPGDRGLWDSEPFSAEERDGRLYGRGAADDKAGIMAHLAAYAAATHVLGEEFGLGVTFFFEGEEEAGSPTFRTFLEEHRELLRADVIVVADSSNWKVGVPALTTSLRGLVDGTFEVRVLDHAVHSGMFGGPVLDAPTLLSRLIATLHDDEGNVAVAGLVGRDEVAVDLAEADYRADASVLDGVRLAGSGTIASRLWTKPALSIIGMDVPAVDVASNTLIPAARAKFSMRLAPGQDPEAAMDALRQHVESNAPFGAKVTFTPGERGDAFSTDTSSAAARVALWALGESWGVEPVEMGIGGSIPFIADLLEMYPEVQILVTGVEDPDSRAHSANESLHIGDFRHAVLAEAFMLARLNAEGLAD
- a CDS encoding alpha/beta fold hydrolase; translation: MEWTADILGTGFQSCSIDAAGPDGVVRHATLIRYRAASEVNGSARRLGVVLFLHGWSDYFFNTELAEFWSGQGYEFYALDMHNHGRSLQPGHPGGYVANLTDYDAEINQAIEAIRQDRSGSPAESLTLMGHSTGGLVAALWASRHPGMVQYLILDSPWLEMHGSSMVRRAAHAMVAPLARFRPETVLKLPERGFYFRSISSSAEGEWHLDEKYRPPMAFPVRAGWLSAVFAGQSQVARGLHLEIPVLVLMSSASANGMVWQESMRRSDAVLDVGVMALRAMALGRTVTLERIDGGLHDVFLSAPAVRKDAYGRLARWIKGFMQDEAPDEQHKGDT
- a CDS encoding DUF3043 domain-containing protein, with translation MFGRKKEEPSAQSVVDQAYATAQEPVAGKGAPTPRRKDQEAARKRPLVPTDRKASKAAERVAIQDQRQKMRQALDTGDEKFLPLRDKGPQKRYVRDYVDARFSLGEYLMFGALLFVVISLIIPTTSAGISYVLVGFWIMFLAVFVDVFILSRKLRKKLTEKFGEVERGSVWYGCMRALQFRKLRLPKPQVKRGQYPA
- a CDS encoding quinone-dependent dihydroorotate dehydrogenase, with product MRFYPTFFKLAFSWMDAEKAHKIGFQGIRAAHRSGAGRVLARMTAPDASLRTEALGLSFPSPFGLAAGFDKEGHGIEALTELGFGHVEVGTITGQAQPGNEKPRLFRLIEDRAVINRMGFNNDGAAAVAPRLKSARAALQKAHRDTRPIIGVNIGKTKVVDLDDATEDYLVSARSLAPAADYLVVNVSSPNTPGLRLLQNVETLRPLLRAVGDAADEAAGRHVPLLVKIAPDLSNEDIDDVAKLALDLRLDGIIATNTTISREGLASETAKVESIGAGGLSGAPLKQRSLEVLRRLKGAVGDDLVLIAVGGVESPQDVHERLEAGATLVQGYTAFLYEGPFWAARINKGLVKLRQASGR
- a CDS encoding FAD-binding dehydrogenase; this translates as MPPENSDAHHPHCSNNRITADVVVVGAGLSGLVAAATAYAAGKSVAILDQEPEASVGGQAHWSFGGLFMVDTPEQRRLGVKDSKDLALSDWLASAAFDRPVDSNALEWAEAYVDFAAGGKRAWLKSLGVGIFPLVQWAERGGYGPQGHGNSVPRFHVTWGTGPALVEPFLGKVLEGVEAGRVSLHFRHRALALAMTAGKVAGVVGEILEPSTAVRGQASSRIAVGEFEASAGAVVVTTGGIGANHGAVRRQWPGGRPPAHMLSGVPASVDGEFLSVVQSAGAALINGDRMWHYPEGIHNYDPVWPMHGIRILPGPSSLWLDAEGHQLPAPLFPGYDSLGALRHIVTTGHSHSWFVLNRTIALKELALSGSEQNPDLTGKDVRLLASRLRAGGDSPIQRFLDRGVDFLQAATPGQLASKMNHLVGEDLIQHDALESLVSARDRQVASGLGKDPQLAAIRAARRFATDKLMRVAPPHRLTDPAHGPLIAIRLSVLTRKSLGGLRTDLASRVMDDEGRAIPGLYAAGEAAGFGGGGIHGYRALEGTFLGGCLFTGRVAGRQAAAFV
- a CDS encoding alpha/beta hydrolase, whose protein sequence is MDLPLKPDEEGHVKATLVRHAPPISHPAPQGVLDFLVSFTKRKRRSAPADPGGAPRAVLYLHGWADYFLQTELAEYLTASGFHFYALDLRKFGRSLLPGQTPGYTSDLGVYDEDMAAALMEIERDVMARTGNSTAPTIHMVAHSLGGLIAALWADRNPGRVGTLVLNSPWLELQGSSLVRSIAMHLVEPFARTDPKRPFRFPEMPAYWESVSNEAHGEWILDPVWRPRASFPIRAGWTKAVLAGHAAVERKLNIDAPVLVLLSGRTRIQAEWTADLMRADAVIDVEETSRRALGLARRTAVFRYPGALHDVFLSRRTVRQQAYRDVAVWLAAYPY